Within the Salinimonas marina genome, the region GTTAATGTTATTGCTGGCCGGCACCGCCGCGGCTCAACAGGGCGAACCTGTATCTTTGGAATTTGAAAATCTGGAAATTCCAACGCCGATAGTACAACTCAACCTCGCTGAAGACATTCAGCTTGAAGTTTCTTCCCAGCTTAAAACCCAGGCAGTGAAATACCAGAATACGGCTTTATTTGCCTATCAGAAAAAACAACCGGTAAAAGTGGTACGTAAAGCACGCCAGAGCGAATAATTTTTTATTGTACACCTGATACAAAAACAGGCAGTTTTCACTGCCTATTTCTCTCACCCTGTCCGGCTTACACCGGCGCTTTTGGTCCTGGTTCTACGTATTTGACGTATCCAGCGGCGCAAAATCTTTGACCATATCATCCATGGCTTTCATCTGCGCCAGATAGGGCTCCAGCTTTGACAGCGGCAGAGCACATGGCCCGTCACATTTCGCCTTATCCGGATCCGGGTGCGCCTCAATAAATAACCCTGCCAGCCCTAGCGCCATTCCGCTGCGCGCCAGTTGCGCGGCCTGAGCCCTGCGTCCATCGGCACTGGTGGCACGCCCACCAGGCATTTGCAGCGCATGCGTGGCATCAAAGATAACCGGGGCATAGGCTTTCATGGCATCCATACCTAACATATCCACCACCAGGTTGTTGTAACCAAAACAGCTGCCACGCTCACATAAAATCACTTTGTCGTTACCGGCTTCACCCAGCTTGCCAATAATATGCTGCATTTCATGAGGGGCCAGAAACTGCGGTTTTTTCACATTAATCACCGCCCCGGTCTGGGCCATAGCCACCACCAGATCGGTCTGGCGGGCCAAAAAGGCCGGCAACTGAATGACATCAGCCACCTCAGCCACAGGCTGACACTGATGCGGCTCATGAACATCCGTGATAACCGGCACATCAAACGTTTGCTTTATTTCTTCGAAGATTTTAAGCCCTTCTTCCATACCCGGGCCCCGGTAAGACGTCACCGAGGAGCGATTGGCTTTATCGAATGAGGCTTTAAAGACATAAGGAATATTCAACTTTTGGGTTACCGAAACATAGTGCTCGGCAATTTTCATTGCCAGGTCACGGGACTCCAGAACATTCATGCCCCCAAACAAGGTAAAAGGCAGCTGATTGGCCACTTCAACCTTGCCAATCTGCAGAGTACGTGTGGATACAGTCATAAGTATTCCTGTTAAATTAAAAAATCACGGCTTCTTTGGTAATCGCGACCCGAAAGATGAGTACCAGCCAGGTCAGGGCGCCAATAAAACCAATCCAGCGCATGGGCGCCGAACGGCCCCATTTAAGGGCGAACATACCCATCAGAATATACAGAATTAAGCCGGTAAACTTAAACGTGAGCCAGTCATTTACAAATGGCCACTGCGATAAAATGCCACACAGAACCAGGGCGCTGGCCAGCAAGATGGTATCGATGATATGCGGTACCACTTTGAGCCACTTGGCATTGCGCATGCCCGCGTTGGCCTGCAACAGGATAAACCGAAAAACAAATAGCAGGACGCTGAGCATCACTGCGGTCATATGGATATTTTTAACCATCAGGTACATAAAGTTTGCCTTAGTGTTGTTATTACTATTGTTAAAGGATGACGCTTATCGGATTCAAATTTAATCCGGTAAATCTCAGCCTGACATCTGGCCACAGGTGATCCGCAACTGCCCGGCTAAATCTGCCTCGCTGGTCACCTTAGTGAAGCCTGCCTGTCGCAGCAACTGTTGCACCGCCTCGCTCTGGGTATAGCCGTGCTCAATCAGCAGCCACCCTTCGCGGTTCAGATAAGCTGGCGCCTGCGCGATTATTTTTCGGATATCGCTAAGCCCGTCACTGCCTGCGATAAGTGCTGAAATCGGTTCAAAGCGCACATCGCCCACACTTAGATAATCGCTGTGGCTTTCTACATAGGGCGGATTGGTGACAATCATATCAAACTGCTGACCGGCAAGTTCATCAAACCAGCTACTCTGCATAAATTGCGCATGGTCGATATTATTGCGCCGGGCATTTTCGCGCGCCAGGGTGACCGCGGCGGCGATTCTATCGACCCCCAGCAAGGTATCCTGCGGGCGCTCA harbors:
- the kdsA gene encoding 3-deoxy-8-phosphooctulonate synthase; amino-acid sequence: MTVSTRTLQIGKVEVANQLPFTLFGGMNVLESRDLAMKIAEHYVSVTQKLNIPYVFKASFDKANRSSVTSYRGPGMEEGLKIFEEIKQTFDVPVITDVHEPHQCQPVAEVADVIQLPAFLARQTDLVVAMAQTGAVINVKKPQFLAPHEMQHIIGKLGEAGNDKVILCERGSCFGYNNLVVDMLGMDAMKAYAPVIFDATHALQMPGGRATSADGRRAQAAQLARSGMALGLAGLFIEAHPDPDKAKCDGPCALPLSKLEPYLAQMKAMDDMVKDFAPLDTSNT
- a CDS encoding SirB2 family protein, translated to MYLMVKNIHMTAVMLSVLLFVFRFILLQANAGMRNAKWLKVVPHIIDTILLASALVLCGILSQWPFVNDWLTFKFTGLILYILMGMFALKWGRSAPMRWIGFIGALTWLVLIFRVAITKEAVIF
- the prmC gene encoding peptide chain release factor N(5)-glutamine methyltransferase, with protein sequence MNIGEAIRWGASQLTDSESPVLDARVLLSEALEASLTYLLTWPDKAVTGSALMTYKNFIQQRASGQPVAYITGQREFWSLRLKVSPDTLIPRPDTETLVEQALARLPATPCRICDLGTGTGAIALALASERPQDTLLGVDRIAAAVTLARENARRNNIDHAQFMQSSWFDELAGQQFDMIVTNPPYVESHSDYLSVGDVRFEPISALIAGSDGLSDIRKIIAQAPAYLNREGWLLIEHGYTQSEAVQQLLRQAGFTKVTSEADLAGQLRITCGQMSG